In Ooceraea biroi isolate clonal line C1 chromosome 6, Obir_v5.4, whole genome shotgun sequence, the genomic stretch AAAAGCATATTTTAacatcgaaattaaaaatacataataaatgtaaaataaaagaacagagttgttaaaaaattcttcGTGCTACCTCTCCAGGATCATTAAACCACATTTCAGGATGCAATCTCTGTGGATGCTGTTTCTTTGCCATCAGTTCTTCCATTGTCCTATCATCCTCATCCATAGAACTATCGCTGTCATCAGATGAAGAGCTACTGCAAGCTTCAGATTTATGGCGGCAAAGGCGAGCCCTGGTTTTCCTTGGAGGTGGTTCATAAGGTGgctaaagtaaaatatacaacCGAATAGAATTCTATGCAATTCTTTTACGTATTATCGTGCATTCAGAAGTTTCATCGAGACAAATGTACCTGCAATGCTCTTGCAGCAGCTGCTCTGTCAAttaacaatttcttaaaaGTTACGCATAATTCTATTAGCTTAGAAGTACTTCtcattatttttgaattacTCTCGTCCCTGGTATAATACAAATCCGCCGGTGCCGTGCGTGTCCatatctttttctcgttttcaaGTATACCTTCAGAGCCCATTGCTGATAACTCGCTTAGCTTCCGTTCTATATCCTTACTTGTTGCGCAATAATTACGTctgaaataaacattattataattattaaaatactttataGACACGATACCGTGCCTCTTATACAAAAAACATGCGAGCTACGTTCCATGTACAAGAACTACAGAAGTGCAAAACAACGTAGAAATATTACCTGTATTTCTCTAAAAGCAGTTCTCTCTCCGTAGGACTCTTTCGCTTAGTACTGCTGGGTGGCGTTGTCGTGTCCCTGGTCAAACGAGAATCCTGTGATCTTGATCTCTTTCTCCTATTACTTACGTACGATTCTTGTGAACGTGACGTATAACTTCCATGTTTCTTGTTCAAAGACCTCCTGTCATGATGCCCACTGTTGTGCATATACTCTTTCAGACTAGACCTTTCCCTACTGTGCTGACGATACCTATCTCTGTGATCGTCATATCGTGACTTATACGATTCTCCTGATCTACTTGGGCTTCTAGATCTCTGTCTACTAACCCTCTGTACGATCTCTGTATGATCAGCTAGGCTTTCCCGATTATTACACTTCCACTCGGTCTCCTTTGGTTTTTGCGAAGATTCATACCTTTGCATTGGTGAATACGGTCTCTCATTGCTATATGTTGCGTTTGCATCATACCATGAATTGGATGTAGTTTGATACGATGTCCAACTTGTAGAAGCGTTATTAGTCTGCCACTCGTTGACATTATTATGGTATTCCTCTCTCGAATTTCTATTCCAATTCGCGTTATAGGGTTTACTTGCAGACTGCGTGAAATCCATTCCATCATAATACTGATTGCCTTGTGGAAATATATTTGGCTTTGGTAAGAAGTATCGTTCATTCTGATAAGACGTGTCACTGTGCGAACTAGCTGGGCTATCCTGGTATGTTGAAGATGCAAAATGGTATACTGAATCCGCTGGCTTGGCGTCCGATATGTGAGGAGGCGGCACATCATAAGGACAGGAAGGAGCGTAACTCGGAGGTTGATTATAATTAGGTGGTGGAAAACTTGGCTCTGGGGGCATTGGATAATATTCCATGTTTTGCGGAGCTGCATCATTATTCCAATAATACGACTGCCCTGCGTTTATTGGCGACGGGTCGGTCATGATTGCACAGAACCGTTGTCTTTAGAAGCGCTTCTTGATGGACTTAATTTAATGCGTAATTCTTAATTTAACAACGTCAAatctatgtattatacatagaacttttttatcaattaactTTACACAGAAACGTAATTATCTCGTTAGTCGCTCCGTCAGTCATTCACTTTTTCTTTATAGTCGTCACTCTCCATTACTCTTTTACTTACGAAATTCCAGGTGAATTCCGGACTCGATGGCGCAAGGAGAAGGCTCCATTACTCTTTTACTTGTAATTGACGACAACGTTTGTTGGTTAGATTCATGTTATATTCACGCATGAAGTGCCATGAACATAACCGAATGAGAGAGAATCAACTCGAAGAaaattttcgtaattataaattccCTAGAACCTGATTGCAATCGGACATCAAGCCATCAATGACAtcataggtctgttctttttagctgcactgctgaactggtgcaataagttagagtgagaaaaaatatacttgtctcactttaacgtattgcactagttcagcagtgcagctaaaaagaacagacctcaTCAATCATAGCACTCATTGCGCTAGGGACATTGCTATTCATCGAGCTATGATTGGTAGCGACCAATAACCGTCATGAACTTGTAAAGGCCGATatctaatagaaaatatattgtaaataaataaattataaaattttaatttaaaaaaatttaacaaataaaaatatcactaacgagaattaattaaaaacaaagtcTCTTATTGGATATCGAATATCATATGCCGAACGACGAAGACAATATGAATTCAGCATAGCAAATGTTTAATCTATGCATAAACatgaatgtatatacatatatatacgtcgTTCATTGCAGCTCATTGTGCAACTTGCCAGGCAACTTGCGAGTCTATCTGGATAAACCTTAAATACGAACCTTATTCGTTTCGTTGCGAACGTGACCATATATTTCTTTCCCCGCTGCATTGCATACTTCAGTTCCTTCAGTTTAAGCAAATGGCGTCGGACAGGTGGATTTCGTTGCGTCAGATGTCACAAATCATGAATGAATTCTAAGTGTTTTCACATATTTCGCCTGAATTGAGGGTATTATCAGTTCTGGTGAGCCCGCTCTCGACTACAGTATATTTCGCGCAAGAAAAACTGCTCGCGCGACGTGAAAAATCGTGTATTTCCCGATGTTTCCTTAGTATGTAAACAAACATTGTGCCACCAAGTGCTGCCGAATTGCAAATCCTGATACTTTAGAGATGTTATATCTCTCGCGAAGCAATTTGTCTTTTCCCTCGTAACCTGTACTCATGAGTATGCATTGAGTGAActgtattatacaaattgcAGCGTGTTTCTGCTGTCTCAATACTTCTAGCAATCCATCTTATATCGTTATTCTTGATGCATTCGACGTATTTTCTTGTAAACTTGTGTCTCTTACATAATATCGTTTAACTggtaacattttattcaagTGCGATGTAAAAGTAATACTTTACCTGTCAGTTTGATGTTGTCGACTGTTACAAtatcgtatatatgtataactggTTTTGTTTTGAAGgatttgtaacattttttgatacaaGATTAATACGTTTGACTGCATCAAAGTACATAATGCATCATTTTTTAAGTTATAAAACACATATTTTTTGAACAGATATTTTTCTTACGtaatatgttatttaaaataatgtttttagtAATCCGCAACAAAGTGCATATCAAACAATGAACGAAGTAAGCGGAGGGAAGCAAGATATACCTAATACTTCAAGTTGGGAGACTTTATCGGGACAATCAGTGTCCTCGTTGCCGACAATGCATCATCACCATCAGACGCTGCAGCAGGATACAACTTCGACAGTAGCACAAGTTATCGTTCCTACACCTGTGAAGCTTCAAACACCTATGTTACCGCCAGCACAAACTGTAGCTGATCACTGTCCACAGCTTGGTCATATACAACAACCACCTCTGATAACTCAAGTACGTCAGATGGAATTCTCTTaatttcctcctttttttattttgatagtCTAAATTATAACGGAACGTTGTTACAGGGTACACCTCCAGGAGGCTTCCCAGAGCTCGAGTTATCCCTGGAGCTGCAACAGCAAGGTTGGAAGAAATTttggagcaagagagagaaccgACCATACTTCTGGAATAAATTGACTGGAGAATCTCTATGGGTAGTACCTTCTCTGAAACCTCAGgtactataaaaatatcagaaaaaacGAATGCATTTCTTCggaaaagagataaaatataacgtatatatatatatacaccaAAGTTTGACCCAATCACGGACCCGCTTGGTATCTGCCAAGTTCCACCTCCACCTGGAAACGGCGCGATCCCAGCCACACCGGGCGGTACGTTGAAACGAAGAGCATCGGAAGAAGGAGCCGTTCCGCCACCAAAGAAATTCGTATTGGCGTATGTGTTAGCTTAATCGATGAGCTCTACCTGTTTTCTTTTATCCGTTGAGACCTACTTGTAAGATGAATGAATAATTTGCTTGCTTGTTGTGTTACATTAGGGGTCCGTGGGACTTGGAAATACCTacgaatgttattatatacgaAAGAGCACCGTCAAACTTGCCGCACGTTCATCCCGAGGCGGAAGCACTGCGCTGTGCCTTGTTAGCGAAATTAAGGCAATGTTATCAAGAGCTGTGTCATACTCGCGAGTCTATAGACGCGCCGAAAGATTCTTTCAACAGGTGGCTGATGGAACGGAAGGTCATCGACTGCGGCTCGGATCCGCTGTTACCGAGTCAATGCTTCCCCGAGATCTCGATGTCCATGTATCGCGAGATCATGAATGACATCCCGATTAAGCTGGTAAGGCCGAAGTTCACGGGCGACGCGAGGAAACAGCTGTCGCGCTACGCCGAGGCCGCAAAGAAGATGATAGAATCAAGAGCGGCGTCGTCCGAAAGTCGGAAAGTGGTCAAGTGGAATGCGGAGGACACGTTCCAATGGTTGAGAAGGACAGTGGGTGCTACGTTCGACGATTTTCAAGACAGGCTTGCCCACCTGAAGCGACAATGTCAGCCGCATCTCACGGAGACCGTTAAAGCGAGCGTCGAGGGTATATGCCTGAAAATTTATCACTTGTCGACGGAATATGCGAAGAAGGTAAAAGACAAGAACAATCAAATTCTCAAAGATAATGGTCTGGGAGACGTTATACCGCTAGGAGGGCCGGCTAGCACGCAGAGGAAAGTCTGGTGTTACCCAGTGCAATTTTCCCTACCCACACCGCGACTTCCACAGGTGGATTATCTGCCCGAGCGCGAGCAAACGATGCTACGCTTTCACGGTGACACCATGTACATTAACAATATGCACCTAACTAAACTGGAACATCTGTATAGGTACAACTGTTTCGACGACAAGAAATTCGAAATGTTTCTACCACGCGTTTGGTCCATGTTGAAACGTTATCAGACGTACTTCGGTATTAACGAAGGTCAAGCAAATCAGATGGCTCTTCCAGTGACGGTTTTCGAATGCCTTCAAAGGTCGTTCGGCGTTACGTTGGAATGTTTCGCTTCGCCCTTGAATTGTTACTTCCGGCAGTATTGCTCAGCGTTTGCCGATACGGACTCATACTTCGGATCACGAGGACCGTTTCTCGACTTCAGGCCGGTCAGTGGCTCGTTCCAAGCGAATCCACCATACTGCGAGGAACTTATGGAAGCGATGGTCAACCACTTCGAGCGTTTGTTGGCTGATTCGGCCGAGCCTTTATCGTTCGTGGTGTTTCTGCCGGAATGGCGGGATCCAGCTCCCAACGCGCTCATCAAGCTCGAAGGCAGTCACTTTAAACGCAAGCAAGTTGTAGTACCTGCTATGGAGCACGAGTACAGACACGGCTTCCAACACATTCTTCCAAAGTACGTTTGCGAATATCATAAATAGACTTGGTGTAGGCACACGATACATATgaactattaaataattttattttctcttcctATTTCAGAGGAGAAGTGAATATCCGTGCGGTGCACGGTACGCTGGTCGTATGGTTACAAAATCCAGCTGGTGCAGCACGATGGGGACCCACGGAGGAGCGAGTCGAGGCCTTACTGGAAGCGTGGCGACCCGgtcgagaacgagagagagataggcAGGAACTTCTATCTCCGCCGAGACAAACGCATCAACCGATACCATCAACACCAGTACCTGTACCAACAACACCAGCTACGCCGACTGTGCCACCCGTACAGACACTACCCAATCAtcctatataattattgagcGATTGTGAAGCAGagcgaaaagaagagagagtgtgtgtgtgagaaagagagagagagagagagaaacatatataaatagtttccacatttaaagaaaaatttgatcTATACTTGTAATATAACTCTAACTTCCTTGTTGAcacttcttttatattttagttatGAAATTAAGAAgggtaaaatataaaaactaaagATAAAGAATGTTACGTAATTGGTAATAACACCTTGTGGTATTACGTAGTCGTGTGCAAAGAAATTAAACTACCGTGTATTAACATGAGATCTTAATGTTACTTCCCAAAAAACGTTTTTATGCTGAAATGTCATTGAGtttcgaataattaattattcggccTCTTCGCTCTACATTGACGACGGAGTAAGCTTCCGTTAATTACGTCATTAGTAACAAAATTGATAAGGAAATCTGTTTTTCGATATATGCCTAATGCATACGTGTAAGATAAATTTACGTATCACCACACAAACAAGCACACGTTGCAGAAAGTCTAAACTTTGCAATAGTAGTTAATTGTTATTGATCAACATGTtggactttgtgacatgtgaTGCTTTAAAATACTAGATATACTTGCTATGCAAGATAAAATTGATACTTATTGCAAATgtcagaaaattaaatttatgggTATAACAAATGTACAGGCgtatgtgtacgtgcgtgGTGTATGTGCGTGGGAATGCAGGTGTCCCCTCCAAGCTGCTTATATTGTAGCCGAGGAGGAAATTTTTATCAGACAACtttgtaaaaattgtttatcgtCTTTTTAACCATGacaatctttttctttaatattgaGGGACATACAAGAAGAAAACAAATAGCCATCTGTgcactttattttaaatagcATTATTGGTGCAATATTTTGTATCAGTTTGTATAAGTAGTactgaaaattatatacagaGAAAAAGGAATGTATAGATCAAACTTCttacaaaaattacatttttattgtttaataaatatacgtattatatagaaaatatatttaacacataATTATGATTCTATCTCACTTTTTctttagaatatatatattttttatagatatatctttgacaaaatttcttttacaaaagagagaaggaaagagagagagagtcagaGTCAATAGAAGCAATCGGAATACTGTtaaagataaatgaaaaattttcacgatctttttcatATCAAGCATAtctgtatattaaatattgatattatattgaaacgataaatgaattatttaggAATGAATACATATGGAAAAATGAGACTAAACGCACATTAAATAccataatattgaaaattatacacGTGCATGCATtactgaattaattttattagaaaatcgcTCTAGATAATCTCAGCTCGTGCTCATGGGCAACTATCGTCTCCTCGCCGGAAAAACGACATTTTCATctcgtataaattttgtatatttttattaagagaGTGTCAAGTGTATGCTGGTGCGTGTACATACACAGTTCACAAAGATGCACACAGGCACATGCGTGTGCATGTGTATAGCCATCTCTAACATAAGGATATTTATGCTTACGTAACTGATAGTAAATAAGACAATACGTAAAAGCTAAATGGTTAGCTAAAATAAGTTGCGTTTTGTGAGATGTTGTTTTACAGGCAGCGGATAGGATGTATCCATGATTAAGTTGTACTATGGTTTAGCAGCATCCACattacgaatttttattgtaaatctcGTTACATTTAGTAGTGTACGTTCAACACtgaaaattagatatttttatgttaattcatTCTTTAAGCTATACAGGTCAATTTACTCATACGTCCGCGCGAATTTTTAacatatagttatattatagttatactgtaaaatgtaaaataactaTTAGTTTTTATCACGCTATGCATTGCAAAGATATTCGCAATgttcttttcttaatttcgtttttctttaattGTCAATGtgtcatacattttatttgcgtCTAGTATAACTAAAGATGGTATCTAACATAAAATATGCTTACTGTACAAACGTAATCGTAATATGCGTTTCGACGAAATGTTATCTTCTAAGAGAAACTTTAAGTGAAGTTGAgggagaaaatttataaaactttaagaGATACATAAATGACGTGTTTGGTATGGCAACTGTGAAAGGGCATGCCACACttacaaaaaacaaaagtcGCAATTTAATAATCGA encodes the following:
- the LOC105284561 gene encoding phosphorylated CTD-interacting factor 1 isoform X1 → MFPYNPQQSAYQTMNEVSGGKQDIPNTSSWETLSGQSVSSLPTMHHHHQTLQQDTTSTVAQVIVPTPVKLQTPMLPPAQTVADHCPQLGHIQQPPLITQGTPPGGFPELELSLELQQQGWKKFWSKRENRPYFWNKLTGESLWVVPSLKPQFDPITDPLGICQVPPPPGNGAIPATPGGTLKRRASEEGAVPPPKKFVLAGPWDLEIPTNVIIYERAPSNLPHVHPEAEALRCALLAKLRQCYQELCHTRESIDAPKDSFNRWLMERKVIDCGSDPLLPSQCFPEISMSMYREIMNDIPIKLVRPKFTGDARKQLSRYAEAAKKMIESRAASSESRKVVKWNAEDTFQWLRRTVGATFDDFQDRLAHLKRQCQPHLTETVKASVEGICLKIYHLSTEYAKKVKDKNNQILKDNGLGDVIPLGGPASTQRKVWCYPVQFSLPTPRLPQVDYLPEREQTMLRFHGDTMYINNMHLTKLEHLYRYNCFDDKKFEMFLPRVWSMLKRYQTYFGINEGQANQMALPVTVFECLQRSFGVTLECFASPLNCYFRQYCSAFADTDSYFGSRGPFLDFRPVSGSFQANPPYCEELMEAMVNHFERLLADSAEPLSFVVFLPEWRDPAPNALIKLEGSHFKRKQVVVPAMEHEYRHGFQHILPKGEVNIRAVHGTLVVWLQNPAGAARWGPTEERVEALLEAWRPGRERERDRQELLSPPRQTHQPIPSTPVPVPTTPATPTVPPVQTLPNHPI
- the LOC105284561 gene encoding phosphorylated CTD-interacting factor 1 isoform X2; this encodes MNEVSGGKQDIPNTSSWETLSGQSVSSLPTMHHHHQTLQQDTTSTVAQVIVPTPVKLQTPMLPPAQTVADHCPQLGHIQQPPLITQGTPPGGFPELELSLELQQQGWKKFWSKRENRPYFWNKLTGESLWVVPSLKPQFDPITDPLGICQVPPPPGNGAIPATPGGTLKRRASEEGAVPPPKKFVLAGPWDLEIPTNVIIYERAPSNLPHVHPEAEALRCALLAKLRQCYQELCHTRESIDAPKDSFNRWLMERKVIDCGSDPLLPSQCFPEISMSMYREIMNDIPIKLVRPKFTGDARKQLSRYAEAAKKMIESRAASSESRKVVKWNAEDTFQWLRRTVGATFDDFQDRLAHLKRQCQPHLTETVKASVEGICLKIYHLSTEYAKKVKDKNNQILKDNGLGDVIPLGGPASTQRKVWCYPVQFSLPTPRLPQVDYLPEREQTMLRFHGDTMYINNMHLTKLEHLYRYNCFDDKKFEMFLPRVWSMLKRYQTYFGINEGQANQMALPVTVFECLQRSFGVTLECFASPLNCYFRQYCSAFADTDSYFGSRGPFLDFRPVSGSFQANPPYCEELMEAMVNHFERLLADSAEPLSFVVFLPEWRDPAPNALIKLEGSHFKRKQVVVPAMEHEYRHGFQHILPKGEVNIRAVHGTLVVWLQNPAGAARWGPTEERVEALLEAWRPGRERERDRQELLSPPRQTHQPIPSTPVPVPTTPATPTVPPVQTLPNHPI